TACCGGTATAGCACCTCTGCTTATAGTGCTTATGAGGAAGGATCCAAATAAAAGAGAAATGGTCTCCTTCATCATCGCCATTCTGACATTTTTATCAGTAATATCACTCGTGCCGCCGGTATTAAATCACAAGGTTCTCATATATAAGATATCCGAACTTATACCGGGAATATCCTTTAAACTTGCCGTCGACGGAATGAGCCTTCTGTTTGCCATTGTATCTTCTTTCTTATGGATATTCGCCACAAGTTACAACATAGGATACATGCGCTCTTTAAAAGAACACGCTCAAACCCGTTTCTTTGCATTCTTTGCACTGGCAATTTTTGGTGCTCTGGGCGTTGCTTTTAGTGGTAACATTTTCACAATGTATTTCTTCTATGAAGTCATAACCGTTGCTACTTTTCCTCTTGTTGGACATGAACAAACCGAAACAGCTCTGGAAGGTGCTAAAAAATACCTGATATACCTTATGGGAACATCAAAACTTTTTCTCCTTCCTGCAATGATATTAACATACGTTTATGCCGGAACACTCGATTTCAACCTGATGGACCTTACCCATGGAATATTCCCCACAACAACACCACATTGGATAATGATATTAACATACGCGCTTTATATAGCAGGTATCGCAAAGGCAGCTATCATGCCGCTTCATAACTGGCTTCCATCAGCTATGGTTGCTCCAACACCTGTATCTGCACTTCTCCACGCAGTTGCCGTAGTTAAAGCTGGTGTTTTCTCAATCGCAAGGATTGTTCTATGCGTAATGGGAATAAATGCAATGCACAGACTTCATCTTGATATACCTACAGCTTACCTTGCATCATTTACAATACTCGTTGCTTCGATAATCGCTCTAACAAAAGATGATTTAAAAGCAAGAATTGCATACTCAACTATCAGTCAGCTTTCATATATAGTTTTAGGTGTTGTTTTACTCGCTCCAGCGGCTATACAGGGAGGGCTTTTTCATATTGCTGCCCACGCATTTTCTAAGATTACTCTCTTCTTCGCCGCAGGTGCTATATACGTAGCTGCTCATCTTAAAAAGGTGAGCCAGCTTTCCGGCGTTGGTAAGAAAATGCCAATAACGTTCGGAATGTTTGGACTTGCAACAATAAGCATGATCGGTTTACCACCGGCTGTCGGTTTTGTAAGTAAATGGTATTTAATAGAAGGAGCACTTAACATACATCAGGTAATTTTTATGGTCGTGCTTCTTATAAGTGCTCTTTTCAACGCAGCTTATTTTGTCCCTATTGTTTATAAAGGATTTTTCGAGAAACCAAAACCGGGAATTGACATAGAACACATATCAGAAGCACCGCTAACAATGGTAATACCTTTAACAGTTACAGCTATAATGTCTCTGCTGCTGGGTATTTACCCTTACTTCTTCCTCAATCTTATTCAGACACTCTGGAGGTAAGGAATGGATATTGTAAAGATTTTAGAAACGTTAAGGGATAACAGCCATAAGCTAAAGCTGTTATGGTGGACATTTCTGGCTTTTACAGTAATTTTAAACATATTCATAAAGCCTCACCATCCCCATTTTGAATGGGAGAAAATCCCGGGAGCATGGGGAATATTTGGCTTTGTATGTTCAGTTTTTCTCATTCTTTTCATGAAGAAAGTTGTTTATCCATTAATAAGCCGTCCAGAGGGGTACTATGAGTGCTAATTTTATCCATCCCGCAATATTTTTCTTTATACTGGCAGTGATTGTGCCTATCCTCGGAAAGGATAGACATCACATATGGAAATGGTTTTTACCGATACCCGGTCTTCTTGCTCTTATCATTAGTATGTCTTTAAAACCAGGAATTTATCCTTTAGGACATTATCTTGGATATACGCTGAATGCCAGAGTTTCTACACTGTCACTTATATTTGCAAACATCTTTGCAATCGAAGCCATAATTGCAATGATATTCTCAATGCACGTTAAAAATCCATGGCACCATGTTGCCGCTGCCACATACGTAGGCGGTGCAATGGCATGTATTTTCTCCGCAGATTATCTCACGCTATATATATTCTGGGAACTGATAGCTGTAGCTTCCGCCTTCTTGATATGGCTTAACGAAGATCTCGATTGTGCACCGGTAGTCGCCTTTAGATATTTGCTTTTTCACATTGTTTCAGGACTGTTCCTGCTGGCCGGCATAATGCTCAGATATAAATATGTGGGGAATTTTGACTTTTCCACTATAGACATTCATCATCTGGCATCCTTTGACTGGTTAATCCTTATAAGTTTTGCCATAAATGCTGCAATTGTACCTTTACACGCGTGGATTCACGATGCATATCCTCGTTCAACAGTAACAGGTATTACCTTTATGAACGCATATACTACAAAGACAGCAGTTTTTGCACTGGCAACAGTATTCCCCGGAATGTATCTGTTAGCCGTTGCAGGAACAATAATGACCATTTTCGGCGCTGCTATGGCACTGATTGAAAACAATGCAAGAAAAATCCTTACATATCACATTATTTCCCAAGTCGGCTATATGGTAGCCGGTATTGGAATAGGAAACTCTTTGGGATTTAACGGCGGTATCGCTCACGCTTATGCTGATATTCTTTTTAAAGGACTTCTATTTATGGGTGTAGGCGTAATCATAGAAGCTACAGGAAGGAGAAAACTTACAGAAATGGGAGGACTTGCCTACAAGCTTCCATGGACAATGA
This window of the Desulfurobacterium indicum genome carries:
- a CDS encoding Na(+)/H(+) antiporter subunit D, giving the protein MSANFIHPAIFFFILAVIVPILGKDRHHIWKWFLPIPGLLALIISMSLKPGIYPLGHYLGYTLNARVSTLSLIFANIFAIEAIIAMIFSMHVKNPWHHVAAATYVGGAMACIFSADYLTLYIFWELIAVASAFLIWLNEDLDCAPVVAFRYLLFHIVSGLFLLAGIMLRYKYVGNFDFSTIDIHHLASFDWLILISFAINAAIVPLHAWIHDAYPRSTVTGITFMNAYTTKTAVFALATVFPGMYLLAVAGTIMTIFGAAMALIENNARKILTYHIISQVGYMVAGIGIGNSLGFNGGIAHAYADILFKGLLFMGVGVIIEATGRRKLTEMGGLAYKLPWTMIFYMVGALSISGAPLFAAFVTKTMVIAGAAEEHMKILALGLEIAAVGTFLSVGLKLPYFAFFHKKEFDGEVKPVPKNMYVGMAMAAFMCILVGSYPHYLYHMLPIQPVEYHPYTAAHVLSTVQLLGFTGLGFYLLRKIVKPHDKIILDLQYLYYDFVKWLMMIFAEFVAAIDSFWSTLYKRVGVTLLIIVSQFTSIFDRGVIDGVVDGSAKAVEKSGGVLGNLQSGNLNEYIEYALSFGFAIILILYFILH
- a CDS encoding monovalent cation/H+ antiporter subunit D family protein, whose product is MKEFVVSAQMAIPLILTGIAPLLIVLMRKDPNKREMVSFIIAILTFLSVISLVPPVLNHKVLIYKISELIPGISFKLAVDGMSLLFAIVSSFLWIFATSYNIGYMRSLKEHAQTRFFAFFALAIFGALGVAFSGNIFTMYFFYEVITVATFPLVGHEQTETALEGAKKYLIYLMGTSKLFLLPAMILTYVYAGTLDFNLMDLTHGIFPTTTPHWIMILTYALYIAGIAKAAIMPLHNWLPSAMVAPTPVSALLHAVAVVKAGVFSIARIVLCVMGINAMHRLHLDIPTAYLASFTILVASIIALTKDDLKARIAYSTISQLSYIVLGVVLLAPAAIQGGLFHIAAHAFSKITLFFAAGAIYVAAHLKKVSQLSGVGKKMPITFGMFGLATISMIGLPPAVGFVSKWYLIEGALNIHQVIFMVVLLISALFNAAYFVPIVYKGFFEKPKPGIDIEHISEAPLTMVIPLTVTAIMSLLLGIYPYFFLNLIQTLWR